The proteins below come from a single Chondrinema litorale genomic window:
- a CDS encoding outer membrane beta-barrel protein: MDDKYSSLNPTAGISFSIASPRIADRFAIQGELNYFKSSFSSSTEVETSANYREYHDTYFQMSTISIPVTLKYTIPKGKRRVHLQSGVTYDFNFDTETQWDRDAWISNDLFTDSQPAFEVRKRQVGFCAGAGILKSFNFFEAGLGLKYSILNRLNEDATFSAVTSRVALTLVIKS; the protein is encoded by the coding sequence ATGGATGATAAGTATAGTTCGCTTAACCCAACTGCGGGGATATCTTTTTCTATTGCTTCACCAAGAATAGCAGATAGGTTTGCTATACAAGGTGAATTAAACTATTTTAAAAGTAGCTTTTCTTCTTCTACCGAAGTTGAGACTTCTGCTAACTATAGAGAGTATCATGATACTTATTTCCAAATGAGTACCATTAGCATACCAGTAACCTTAAAGTATACTATTCCTAAAGGTAAGAGAAGAGTCCACTTGCAGAGTGGAGTTACTTACGATTTCAATTTCGATACAGAAACACAATGGGATAGAGATGCATGGATCAGCAACGATTTATTTACGGATTCTCAACCCGCTTTCGAGGTAAGAAAAAGGCAAGTAGGCTTTTGTGCAGGAGCTGGTATTTTAAAATCGTTCAACTTCTTCGAAGCAGGCTTAGGTCTAAAATATTCCATTCTCAACCGATTAAATGAAGACGCCACCTTCTCAGCAGTTACCAGCAGAGTTGCATTAACATTGGTTATTAAGAGTTGA